In Euwallacea fornicatus isolate EFF26 chromosome 2, ASM4011564v1, whole genome shotgun sequence, one genomic interval encodes:
- the LOC136344323 gene encoding venom acid phosphatase Acph-1-like, translating into MNRTLYWGLILIVCKVAFSTLYVSGDDYFQSEEDNNPNEIEECFGDNEECLKQPSKNPETLILSHVLFRHGNRTPDSYQEMYPEDPYLNNSFYPYGLGQLTNAGKLREFTIGTTLRQRYNSFLSDMFVPEEVDATTTDYNRTKASLQLVLAGLFPPNEEQMWNRNLMWQPVPYNYAPRNQDRILNAVLCPNFLNMYRKVQESWEMRSHFKKFRKVFNYVSRFSGLNVTTFQDIYNLYFGLSTEEEFGLILPDWTQNVWPQMITDIAIREYSVIMAKPDMRRVASGYFLRKIIEDSKSKIYGKGDPRKIYLYSAHENNIAQFLILLDVFRPHVPNYGAHVIVEVHKVDGVFGVMVFYQNWENSEPELLQIRGCGEFCPFEEFVRIMEKYVPENTDLCDRIGST; encoded by the exons atgaatagaACATTGTATTGGGGTTTGATTTTGATTGTGTGTAAAGTGGCTTTCAGCACCTTATACGTGTCCGGTGATGATTATTTTCAATCAGAGGAGGATAATAATCCCAATGAAATCGAAGAGTGTTTCGGAGATAACGAAGAATGCTTAAAGCAACCCTCGAAGAACCCAGAAACGTTAATTCTCAGTCACGTG TTATTTAGACACGGAAATAGGACACCAGATAGCTACCAGGAAATGTACCCCGAAGACCCCTATCTAAACAACTCCTTCTACCCCTACGGTTTAGGACAACTAACCAAC GCAGGGAAGCTTAGAGAGTTTACCATAGGTACGACACTGCGTCAAAGGTACAATTCCTTCTTGAGCGACATGTTCGTCCCCGAGGAGGTGGACGCTACCACCACGGATTACAACAGGACTAAAGCCTCCTTGCAGTTAGTTTTGGCAGGGTTGTTCCCCCCTAATGAGGAGCAAATGTGGAACAGAAACCTCATGTGGCAGCCTGTTCCGTATAATTATGCCCCCCGGAACCAGGATCGTATATTGAATGCAGTTCTTTGTCCGAACTTCCTGAATATGTATAGGAAAGTTCAGGAATCTTGGGAGATGAGAAGCCACTTTAAGAAATTCCGAAAGGTTTTCAATTATGTTTCCAG ATTCAGCGGCCTCAATGTAACAACTTTTCAAGACATCTACAACCTGTACTTTGGCCTCTCGACCGAGGAGGAATTTGGCCTTATCCTGCCTGACTGGACCCAGAACGTGTGGCCACAAATGATCACCGACATTGCGATTAGAGAATACTCAGTCATAATGGCGAAACCTGACATGAGAAGAGTAGCTTCGGGTTACTTTCTGAGAAAGATTATTGAAGATTCAAAGTCGAAGATCTATGGAAAGGGCGATCCAAGAAAGATTTACTTATATTCAGCCCATGAAAACAACATTGCACAGTTTCTCATCCTTTTAGACGTGTTTCGTCCTCATGTGCCCAACTATGGCGCGCATGTCATCGTTGAGGTGCACAAAGTCGATGGGGTTTTTGGGGTTATG gttttctATCAGAATTGGGAAAATTCAGAGCCGGAGCTGCTGCAAATTCGGGGTTGTGGCGAGTTCTGCCCCTTTGAGGAATTTGTGAGAATTATGGAGAAGTACGTGCCTGAAAACACTGATTTGTGCGATAGAATAGGCAGTACATAA
- the LOC136349660 gene encoding ankyrin repeat family A protein 2, which yields MDTSPESINDEDSSKTTSPQISNSRWSPVPEQVATPKWSPQSLHDKNRKSAFQPYKLCTPSSTVLTNLQRGNTQAETLIPQTVELTFHMKAGQGELNSPDILQEKSVDVLDSNNLTALHWSAAYGQYNAVELLISFNADVNKLGPDEESPLILAASGGHHEVVRLLLNHGAEVDHVNHLCNTALMYAAKENHPHTCQELLLNGANFGLVNLDDDTALSIAIENNSTSAQTVIENFIISRMEEQPKKED from the exons ATGGACACTTCTCCTGAATCAATAAATGATGAAGATTCCTCCAAAACCACTTCCCCCCAAATATCCAACTCTCGCTGGTCTCCAGTACCAGAACAAGTGGCAACTCCTAAGTGGTCACCGCAATCACTCCACGATAAAAACCGAAAGAGTGCTTTCCAACCTTACAAACTATGCACCCCATCATCTAcagttttaacaaatttacaaaGAGGAAACACTCAAGCCGAGACCCTGATACCTCAAACTGTAG AACTGACGTTCCACATGAAAGCAGGCCAAGGGGAACTGAACAGTCCTGATATTCTACAAGAAAAATCTGTAGATGTCCTTGACTCCAACAACCTTACTGCATTACACTGGAGTGCTGCATATGGCCAATATAATGCTGTTGAATTGCTTATATCATTCAATGCTGATGTCAATAAATTGGGACCTGATGAAGAGAGTCCTTTAATTTTGGCAGCTAGTGGAGGCCACCATGAGGTTGTCAGGCTCTTGTTGAATCATGGGGCTGAAGTTGACCATGTCAATCAT TTATGTAATACTGCATTAATGTATGCAGCCAAAGAGAATCATCCTCATACATGTCAGGAGCTTTTGCTTAATGGGGCCAATTTTGGGTTAGTCAATTTAGATGATGATACTGCTTTGAGTATAGCAATAGAAAATAATAGTACTTCAG CACAAACTGtaatcgaaaattttattatctcgCGGATGGAGGAGCAACCTAAAAAGGAGGACtga